In Methanofollis fontis, the following proteins share a genomic window:
- a CDS encoding PAS domain-containing protein, protein MKRHSDPADRDDLRDRIIGLGERSIHKSYYPELQKRMADLERFRALLDQSGDAFYLVDAATGVVADANRSAWEMTGYLRHAVIGAYFPYLIPPNGRGRIGALFSGRHRDGEAPAPLVAALQRVDGGRIPVEISLRYVRFGDCLYLVAVARDISDRLEAERELRIKEGAIESSTDGILITDLDGGIIYANRACLRMFGAGARESLRGVDFGKFFVNGGDALQIREGLSRESSIEGDFAGRRQDGSVFDIAVSGSFVRDEQGRPFCSMMICRDITERKAVEEMKSRAYEQLERNIEQFAVLGDHIRNPLQVIVGIASMIEHPMAEEILRHSYQIDEIIKKLDCGWVESENVRQYLRRREQIDL, encoded by the coding sequence ATGAAGCGGCACTCTGACCCTGCTGATCGGGATGATTTAAGGGACCGGATTATCGGTCTCGGTGAACGCTCGATTCACAAGAGCTATTATCCCGAGCTGCAGAAGCGGATGGCGGATCTTGAACGCTTCAGGGCCCTCCTCGATCAGAGCGGGGACGCATTTTACCTGGTCGATGCCGCCACCGGCGTGGTTGCGGACGCCAACCGTTCGGCATGGGAGATGACCGGGTACCTCAGGCATGCGGTTATCGGGGCGTATTTCCCCTACCTGATACCGCCGAACGGAAGGGGCCGGATCGGTGCCCTGTTTTCAGGGCGGCACCGGGATGGCGAGGCCCCGGCGCCGCTCGTCGCCGCCCTCCAGCGGGTGGACGGGGGGCGGATTCCGGTTGAGATCAGCCTCAGGTATGTCCGGTTCGGCGACTGCCTCTATCTTGTCGCCGTCGCCCGCGACATCAGCGACCGTCTGGAGGCAGAGCGTGAGCTCAGGATCAAGGAGGGGGCGATCGAGTCATCGACCGACGGCATCCTGATCACCGATCTGGACGGGGGGATCATCTATGCGAACCGCGCCTGTCTGCGGATGTTCGGGGCCGGTGCCAGGGAATCCCTCAGAGGTGTGGATTTCGGGAAATTTTTTGTGAATGGTGGGGATGCCCTCCAGATCCGGGAAGGTCTCTCCCGTGAGTCCTCGATCGAGGGCGATTTTGCCGGGCGGAGGCAAGACGGCAGTGTCTTCGACATTGCCGTATCTGGTTCGTTTGTGCGGGACGAACAGGGGCGCCCCTTCTGTTCGATGATGATCTGCCGGGACATCACCGAGAGGAAGGCGGTCGAGGAGATGAAGAGCCGGGCCTATGAACAACTCGAACGGAATATCGAGCAATTCGCAGTGCTGGGCGACCATATCAGAAATCCCCTGCAGGTGATCGTCGGGATCGCCAGCATGATCGAGCATCCGATGGCAGAGGAGATCCTGCGCCACTCCTACCAGATCGACGAGATCATCAAGAAGCTCGATTGCGGCTGGGTGGAGTCTGAGAACGTCCGCCAGTACCTCCGGCGCCGCGAACAGATCGACCTCTAG